Proteins from a genomic interval of Asticcacaulis sp. AND118:
- the dnaN gene encoding DNA polymerase III subunit beta, protein MQLIIERGALLKALSHVQNVVERRNTIPILSNVLLSAEGSQVSFSATDLDMEILDSAEAIVSVPGQITAPAHTLYEIVRKLPDGADVELRYQAGDDPRLSVQAGRSRFALPVLPAGDFPVMSGDHDGTTYSLLKEDLKRLIDKTRFAVSTEETRYYLNGLFLHTLTEDGSGYLRAVATDGHRLALAEMPAPEGSMGSAGVIIPRKTVDQARRLLDDGTGYVELTVSPAKIRFNFGTASLTSKIIDGSFPDYGRVIPKNNDKLMRIDTGVLSRAVDRVSTISAEKSRSVKMAIEPGRLTLTVRNIEAGQAVEEAEIEYDYDALEIGFNARYILDVMGQIAGEQVELRLNDAASPTLVLDTADQGVQYVLMPLRV, encoded by the coding sequence ATGCAGCTTATCATTGAACGTGGCGCGCTCCTCAAGGCTCTGAGCCACGTGCAGAACGTGGTGGAACGCCGCAACACCATCCCCATACTGTCGAACGTGCTGCTTTCGGCCGAAGGGTCTCAGGTGTCCTTCTCGGCCACCGACCTCGACATGGAAATTCTCGACTCCGCCGAAGCCATTGTTTCGGTGCCGGGTCAGATCACGGCCCCGGCCCACACCCTCTACGAAATCGTACGCAAGCTGCCCGACGGTGCCGATGTCGAGTTGCGCTATCAGGCCGGCGACGATCCGCGCCTCAGCGTACAGGCCGGCCGTTCGCGCTTCGCCCTGCCCGTCCTGCCCGCCGGCGACTTCCCGGTCATGTCGGGCGACCACGACGGCACCACCTATTCGCTGCTTAAAGAAGATTTGAAGCGCCTGATCGACAAGACGCGCTTCGCCGTATCGACCGAAGAGACGCGCTATTATCTGAATGGCCTGTTCCTGCACACCCTGACCGAGGACGGTTCGGGCTATCTGCGCGCCGTAGCCACCGATGGCCACCGTCTGGCTTTGGCTGAAATGCCCGCGCCGGAAGGCTCGATGGGCAGCGCCGGCGTCATCATCCCGCGCAAGACCGTGGATCAGGCCCGCCGTCTGCTCGACGACGGCACGGGCTATGTCGAACTGACCGTGTCGCCGGCCAAGATCCGCTTCAACTTCGGCACGGCCTCGCTGACCTCCAAGATCATCGACGGTTCCTTCCCGGATTACGGTCGCGTGATCCCGAAGAACAACGACAAGCTGATGCGCATCGACACGGGCGTCCTGTCGCGCGCCGTCGACCGCGTTTCGACCATTTCGGCGGAAAAAAGCCGTTCGGTGAAGATGGCGATCGAGCCGGGCCGCCTGACCCTGACCGTGCGCAATATCGAAGCCGGGCAGGCCGTCGAAGAAGCGGAAATCGAGTACGATTACGACGCGCTCGAAATCGGCTTCAATGCCCGTTACATCCTCGACGTGATGGGACAAATCGCCGGTGAGCAGGTCGAACTGCGCCTCAATGACGCCGCCTCGCCGACTCTGGTGCTCGATACCGCCGATCAGGGCGTCCAGTACGTGTTGATGCCGCTGCGGGTGTAA
- the recF gene encoding DNA replication/repair protein RecF, with translation MKTRIHALSLTDFRGYERLDVDLSGRSLYLFGPNGAGKTNFLEAISVLNPGRGLRGAAVSDLGRRLPQEAKGRAWGVSAELKSADDDLRIGTGSDPRSLEKRLVRIDQQTVPAGRLLEHIRLVWLTPAQDRIFLEARAERLRFFDRLVFAATPSHATTVSAYEKALRERLKLLVHGPADTVWLDALEERLANAGTGMIRARRDALRDLQTEIEAHESAFPKADLGLINEASEALETQALNAALREGFARARSRDAAAGRSLFGPHRTDLSVFHREKDRPAADCSTGEQKALVLNLILAQGSRLSRVKTAPNPVVLLDEVAAHLDPIRRGALFDETDRLGLQTLFTGTDESLFDGLAGRALGVRVEGGNWVEFRD, from the coding sequence ATGAAAACCCGCATTCACGCCCTGAGCCTGACCGATTTCCGCGGCTATGAGCGGCTCGATGTCGATCTGAGCGGACGTTCGCTTTACCTGTTCGGCCCCAATGGCGCCGGCAAGACCAATTTCCTTGAAGCCATCAGCGTCCTCAATCCCGGTCGGGGCCTGCGGGGCGCCGCCGTCAGCGATCTGGGCCGCCGCCTGCCGCAGGAGGCCAAAGGTCGCGCCTGGGGTGTCTCCGCCGAGTTGAAAAGCGCCGATGACGACCTCCGCATCGGCACGGGCTCCGACCCGCGCAGCCTCGAAAAACGGCTGGTGCGTATCGATCAGCAGACCGTCCCCGCCGGACGGCTGTTGGAACATATCCGCCTCGTCTGGCTGACCCCGGCGCAGGATCGCATCTTCCTCGAAGCGCGTGCCGAGCGGTTGCGCTTTTTCGACCGGCTGGTCTTCGCCGCCACGCCGTCGCACGCCACCACGGTCAGCGCCTACGAAAAGGCCCTGCGCGAACGCCTGAAACTGCTGGTCCACGGCCCTGCCGACACCGTCTGGCTCGATGCGTTGGAAGAACGGCTGGCCAATGCCGGAACCGGGATGATACGCGCCCGCCGCGATGCGCTACGCGACCTGCAGACCGAGATCGAAGCCCACGAGAGCGCCTTCCCGAAAGCCGATCTCGGACTGATCAACGAGGCGTCGGAGGCTTTGGAAACTCAAGCTCTGAACGCCGCCCTGCGCGAAGGTTTCGCGCGCGCACGCAGCCGCGACGCCGCGGCCGGACGCTCGCTTTTCGGGCCCCACCGCACCGATCTCAGCGTCTTCCACCGCGAGAAAGACCGTCCGGCGGCGGACTGTTCCACCGGTGAACAAAAAGCCCTCGTCCTGAACCTTATTTTGGCGCAAGGGTCGAGACTTTCGCGTGTCAAAACCGCGCCGAATCCTGTAGTGTTACTTGACGAAGTCGCTGCGCACCTCGACCCGATTCGCCGGGGTGCGCTGTTCGACGAAACCGATCGTCTGGGCCTGCAAACCCTGTTTACGGGAACGGACGAAAGCCTCTTCGACGGACTGGCCGGGCGCGCGCTCGGGGTTCGTGTCGAAGGGGGCAATTGGGTAGAATTTAGGGACTAG